One Hyphomicrobiales bacterium genomic window carries:
- a CDS encoding DUF2282 domain-containing protein, producing MSRSLTSAALVAGALAVAATCFASTPSTAADGEKCYGIALAGKNDCKAGAGTTCAGTSKVDYQGNAWTIVPAGSCEGLAWDKVLPDGRKGSLTELDRDLPKA from the coding sequence ATGAGCAGATCTCTGACGTCCGCCGCCCTCGTGGCGGGTGCCCTCGCGGTCGCTGCGACCTGTTTCGCATCCACGCCCTCGACGGCCGCCGACGGCGAAAAGTGCTATGGCATCGCACTCGCCGGAAAGAACGACTGCAAGGCCGGCGCCGGCACGACGTGCGCGGGCACCTCGAAGGTCGACTACCAGGGCAACGCCTGGACGATCGTTCCGGCCGGCTCCTGCGAAGGTCTCGCCTGGGACAAGGTTCTGCCGGATGGCCGCAAGGGCAGCCTGACCGAACTCGACCGCGATCTGCCGAAGGCCTGA
- a CDS encoding DUF692 family protein has product MKAPERNDARNSRKREGGDRYSLPARAGVSLKPDHYEIILAGAPDVGFFEVHPENYMGDGGPPHHFLSRVRERYSLSLHGVGLSIGGARDLDRDHLARLKTLIARYRPAQLSEHLAWSTHDTGFMNDLLPLPYTEETLAIVCRHIDEVQDVTGVRMLLENPSTYVAFRESDMDEIDFLEEVVRRTGCGLLLDVSNVFVSSTNRGIDPQAYLERFPLAHVGEVHLAGHAEDVDDDGARLLIDSHDRSVIDAVWELYGGVVTRMGPVPTLIEWDEEIPSWEVLFSEARTAEAVMRERAAPASETLDAVA; this is encoded by the coding sequence ATGAAGGCTCCGGAAAGGAATGATGCGAGGAATTCACGCAAGAGGGAGGGTGGGGATCGATACTCTCTGCCAGCCCGTGCGGGTGTCAGCCTCAAGCCGGACCACTACGAGATCATCCTTGCCGGGGCGCCCGACGTCGGCTTTTTCGAGGTGCATCCCGAGAACTACATGGGCGATGGCGGGCCACCGCACCATTTCCTCTCGCGCGTGCGCGAGCGCTACAGTCTTTCGCTGCACGGAGTGGGACTTTCCATCGGTGGCGCGCGCGATCTCGACCGCGACCACCTGGCAAGGTTGAAGACCCTCATCGCGCGGTATCGGCCGGCGCAGCTCTCGGAGCACCTGGCCTGGTCGACGCACGACACCGGCTTCATGAACGATCTTCTCCCCCTGCCCTATACCGAGGAGACGCTCGCCATCGTCTGTCGCCACATCGACGAGGTGCAGGATGTCACCGGTGTGCGCATGCTGCTCGAGAACCCCTCGACCTATGTCGCGTTCCGCGAGAGCGACATGGACGAGATCGACTTCCTCGAGGAGGTTGTGCGGCGCACGGGCTGCGGCCTCCTGCTCGACGTCAGCAACGTTTTCGTCTCCTCGACGAACCGGGGCATCGACCCACAGGCCTATCTCGAGCGCTTCCCGCTCGCGCATGTCGGGGAGGTCCATCTCGCGGGACATGCCGAGGATGTCGACGACGACGGCGCGCGGCTGCTGATCGATTCGCACGACCGCAGTGTGATCGACGCCGTCTGGGAGCTTTATGGCGGCGTCGTCACGCGCATGGGCCCGGTCCCGACATTGATCGAGTGGGACGAGGAGATTCCCTCCTGGGAGGTGCTTTTCAGCGAGGCGCGCACGGCCGAAGCGGTGATGCGAGAACGCGCCGCACCTGCATCGGAGACGCTCGATGCCGTGGCTTGA
- a CDS encoding LysR family transcriptional regulator, which translates to MHLKLRQIEVFHTLMKAGSVSQAAERLNLSQPAVSVALANLEQEVGFKLFHRSKGFFAPTNEAVLLYAEAEQSLLSLNRLESRARSIRAGTIGAVTMASNGAVAINLLPWVIAEFTAAHPHVTIDLKLRDTRTIASWVGERVVDLGLIDAPAPVAGLEVETFRIPCEVLLRADDPLAAHPVLTPKLLEGRTMIGITGDHSVDRQMEQAFFDADVLFERRITCSYFAIARNMARAGAGIAIIDRVNARPELGDDVVARPFEPTIIFEFAIVYLRNAEMPPSVARFLDLLCMRLKTFVDQN; encoded by the coding sequence ATGCATCTCAAGCTCCGCCAGATCGAGGTCTTCCACACGCTGATGAAGGCGGGTTCGGTCTCGCAGGCCGCCGAGCGGCTGAACCTCTCGCAACCGGCCGTCAGCGTCGCCTTGGCCAACCTCGAGCAGGAGGTCGGCTTCAAGCTCTTCCACCGCTCGAAGGGCTTCTTCGCGCCGACCAACGAGGCGGTCCTGCTCTATGCGGAGGCCGAGCAGAGCCTGCTTTCACTCAACCGGCTCGAGAGCCGCGCCCGCAGCATCCGCGCCGGCACGATCGGCGCCGTCACCATGGCGAGCAACGGCGCTGTCGCCATCAACCTGTTGCCATGGGTGATCGCCGAGTTCACCGCCGCCCACCCCCACGTCACCATCGATCTGAAGCTGCGCGACACACGCACCATCGCGAGTTGGGTCGGCGAGCGTGTCGTCGATCTCGGGCTCATCGATGCGCCCGCCCCGGTCGCGGGACTCGAGGTCGAAACCTTCCGAATCCCCTGCGAAGTGCTCTTGCGCGCCGACGACCCGCTGGCGGCCCACCCCGTGCTGACTCCGAAACTCCTCGAGGGGCGCACGATGATCGGCATCACCGGAGATCACAGCGTCGACCGCCAGATGGAGCAGGCCTTCTTCGATGCCGATGTGTTGTTCGAGCGGCGGATCACCTGCTCCTACTTCGCCATTGCGCGCAACATGGCGCGGGCGGGTGCCGGCATCGCGATCATCGATCGGGTGAACGCGCGCCCCGAACTCGGCGACGATGTCGTCGCGCGCCCGTTCGAGCCGACCATTATTTTCGAGTTCGCCATCGTTTATCTGAGGAATGCGGAGATGCCGCCCTCGGTCGCCCGCTTCCTCGATCTCTTGTGCATGCGCCTGAAGACGTTCGTCGACCAGAACTGA
- a CDS encoding MBL fold metallo-hydrolase produces the protein MPPASPARMAPWLASIRSGGTPMPQAPLTDNPLAAELATPSRRALIRLAAGAITVAAIGLPAAPVHAATVALADGSLEIVSDGGLTLPLRFVLPDVPIEELNAFLTANGQSTEAFTAACNLPVLRRGETLAVFDAGAGSNFMASTGRLPANLEAAGIDREAVTHVLFTHAHPDHIWGAIDEFDELMFPNAEHLIAAAEIDFWRSDQAMAAVGADREVFVVGARARFEALGDRIRTVQPGEEVLPGIMAIDTSGHTPGHLSYELAGASGGLVIGGDVLTNPFVSFAHPRWRSGTDTDADAGIASRLALLDKLSLEKAALLGFHLPFPGLGRVEKSAGAYRFVVD, from the coding sequence ATGCCGCCAGCCTCGCCCGCGAGGATGGCGCCGTGGCTCGCATCAATTCGATCAGGGGGAACCCCAATGCCGCAGGCACCGTTGACCGATAATCCTCTCGCAGCGGAATTGGCGACACCGTCGCGCCGCGCGCTGATCCGACTCGCCGCCGGCGCCATCACCGTGGCCGCAATCGGTCTTCCTGCCGCGCCCGTCCATGCGGCAACCGTCGCCCTCGCCGACGGCAGCCTCGAAATCGTCTCGGACGGCGGCCTGACGCTGCCGTTGCGCTTCGTTCTGCCCGACGTGCCGATCGAGGAACTGAATGCCTTCCTCACGGCCAACGGCCAGTCGACGGAGGCCTTCACCGCCGCCTGCAACCTGCCCGTGCTGCGCCGTGGCGAGACGCTGGCCGTGTTCGACGCGGGGGCCGGGAGCAACTTCATGGCCTCGACCGGCCGCCTGCCCGCCAACCTCGAAGCCGCCGGCATCGACCGGGAGGCCGTCACCCACGTGCTCTTCACCCACGCTCACCCCGACCACATCTGGGGCGCCATCGACGAGTTCGACGAACTCATGTTCCCGAATGCCGAGCACCTCATCGCGGCGGCGGAGATCGACTTCTGGCGCTCCGACCAGGCCATGGCGGCCGTTGGTGCCGACCGTGAAGTCTTCGTCGTCGGTGCCCGCGCCCGTTTCGAGGCACTCGGCGATCGCATCCGCACGGTCCAGCCCGGCGAGGAGGTCCTGCCCGGCATCATGGCCATCGACACCAGCGGTCACACGCCCGGCCACCTCTCCTACGAGCTCGCGGGCGCCAGCGGTGGCCTGGTCATCGGCGGCGACGTCTTGACGAACCCGTTCGTGTCCTTTGCCCACCCACGATGGCGCAGCGGCACCGACACCGACGCCGATGCCGGCATAGCCAGCCGCCTGGCCCTGCTCGACAAACTCTCCCTCGAAAAGGCGGCGCTGCTCGGCTTCCACCTGCCGTTCCCGGGCCTCGGACGCGTTGAAAAGAGCGCAGGCGCCTACCGCTTCGTCGTGGATTGA
- a CDS encoding DUF2063 domain-containing protein, producing MPWLDEQAHFGRAVRDPAAGVPGSVAATRGGRRADKRFAVYRNNHAVGLVDALAARFEVSAQLVGDRFFAAAARAFVAEHIPQSPVLLHYGRGFPSFLAGLPGAEKLPFLAAVAELEWRIGEAYHAADAAPIGVAELGACDPELLTRAALCMHPSLRLIKSEWPVLSIWKAHKTCDVRGALEAISWHGEVGMVIRPRLDVEVIRLAPTAFEFIAALVEGATLDAAAGRAGIAQASELGQLVGFVLQAGVVVGLEGGSSRAAADPEPGVEKTNPR from the coding sequence ATGCCGTGGCTTGATGAGCAGGCTCACTTTGGGCGCGCGGTGCGCGATCCGGCGGCCGGTGTGCCGGGGAGTGTCGCCGCGACACGTGGCGGGCGCCGGGCGGACAAGCGTTTTGCTGTCTATCGCAACAACCACGCCGTCGGCCTCGTCGATGCGCTCGCAGCCCGCTTCGAAGTGTCGGCGCAATTGGTGGGGGATCGATTTTTTGCCGCCGCCGCACGGGCCTTCGTTGCCGAACACATTCCGCAGAGCCCGGTCCTCCTGCACTACGGTCGCGGTTTTCCGAGCTTCCTCGCGGGGCTGCCGGGAGCCGAGAAGTTGCCGTTCCTCGCCGCTGTGGCGGAACTCGAGTGGCGGATCGGGGAGGCTTATCATGCCGCTGACGCGGCACCGATCGGAGTCGCCGAACTCGGTGCATGCGATCCGGAGCTGCTGACCCGGGCGGCGCTGTGCATGCATCCCTCCCTCCGCCTCATCAAGTCGGAATGGCCGGTCCTGTCGATCTGGAAGGCGCACAAGACGTGCGATGTCAGGGGTGCGCTCGAGGCCATTTCCTGGCATGGTGAAGTCGGAATGGTCATTCGCCCGCGTCTCGATGTCGAGGTGATACGGCTGGCCCCCACGGCGTTCGAGTTCATCGCGGCGCTGGTCGAGGGGGCAACGCTCGATGCAGCGGCTGGGCGGGCCGGCATCGCGCAAGCAAGCGAACTCGGGCAACTCGTCGGCTTCGTCCTCCAGGCCGGGGTCGTGGTCGGTCTCGAGGGCGGCAGTTCGCGGGCCGCCGCCGACCCGGAGCCCGGAGTGGAGAAAACCAATCCTCGATGA
- a CDS encoding methyltransferase domain-containing protein produces the protein MQQGNVGVVARQAHSTSRPAGRPPVGAERPEHVLAADYAGKSDAYFVGARRDFIMALERNPEARILEVGCGSGETAAIAFEMERCGSYIGIELDPAAAERARRFIPDVRVGNVETMAIDIPAASLDAVILSEVLEHLVDPWCVVARLAELLRPGGVMLASSPNVAHYGFVLQLLRGEWRLADSGPHDRTHLRWFTPVSYRAMFEEAGLSVRRLGPVAPPGPKARILSRLSAGRLDHLLMRQIAVEAVRGG, from the coding sequence ATGCAGCAGGGGAACGTGGGTGTAGTCGCGCGCCAGGCACATTCGACATCGCGACCGGCTGGGCGTCCGCCGGTTGGCGCGGAGCGCCCGGAGCACGTGCTGGCGGCGGATTATGCGGGCAAGAGCGATGCCTACTTCGTCGGCGCCCGGCGCGACTTCATCATGGCCCTCGAGCGCAACCCCGAGGCGCGGATCCTCGAAGTCGGCTGCGGCAGCGGCGAGACGGCAGCGATCGCCTTCGAAATGGAGCGTTGCGGCAGCTACATCGGCATCGAGCTCGATCCGGCCGCGGCCGAGCGGGCCCGCCGCTTCATTCCCGATGTCCGGGTCGGCAACGTCGAGACGATGGCGATCGACATTCCTGCGGCGAGCCTCGATGCGGTCATCCTCTCGGAGGTGCTCGAGCACCTCGTCGATCCTTGGTGCGTGGTCGCGCGGCTGGCGGAGCTCCTGCGGCCGGGTGGGGTCATGCTCGCCAGTTCGCCGAACGTGGCGCACTACGGCTTCGTGCTGCAGTTGCTGCGCGGTGAATGGCGGCTCGCGGACAGCGGGCCGCACGACCGCACACATCTGCGCTGGTTCACGCCGGTCTCCTATCGGGCGATGTTCGAGGAGGCTGGCCTCTCGGTGCGACGCCTCGGCCCCGTTGCCCCGCCCGGGCCAAAGGCGCGCATCCTGTCGCGGCTGTCGGCTGGCCGACTGGATCATCTCCTGATGCGCCAGATCGCCGTCGAGGCGGTTCGCGGCGGCTGA
- a CDS encoding DoxX family membrane protein, with amino-acid sequence MIRGLANLHDAVFGGIERATAGWLPGLVMRLGLASVLLVYLLNSAATKVGSGFPGSLVPTISAYAQMLPPVAEQAGYNADKIAFLPHGLIVYAGTYGEVLLPLLVVVGLFTRIASLGMLAFIAVMTYVDINFHGVDAKTIGDFFDVVQDSPIADQRLLWALPLIYLVLRGPGAISLDGLLGGLVKRNAWER; translated from the coding sequence ATGATCAGGGGACTTGCGAACCTCCACGACGCGGTGTTCGGCGGCATCGAGCGGGCGACCGCCGGTTGGCTGCCGGGGCTCGTGATGCGGCTCGGGCTGGCGAGCGTACTGCTCGTTTATCTCCTCAATTCGGCGGCAACGAAGGTCGGGAGCGGATTTCCGGGCTCGCTCGTGCCGACCATCAGCGCCTATGCCCAGATGCTGCCGCCGGTGGCCGAGCAGGCCGGCTACAACGCCGACAAGATCGCGTTCCTGCCGCATGGGCTCATCGTCTATGCGGGAACCTATGGCGAGGTGCTGCTGCCGCTGCTGGTGGTGGTCGGGCTCTTCACGAGGATCGCGAGCCTCGGCATGCTCGCCTTCATCGCGGTGATGACCTACGTCGACATCAACTTCCACGGGGTCGACGCCAAGACGATCGGCGACTTCTTCGATGTGGTGCAGGACAGCCCGATCGCCGATCAGCGGTTGCTCTGGGCGCTGCCGCTCATTTATCTCGTCCTGCGCGGGCCCGGGGCGATCTCGCTCGACGGGCTGCTCGGCGGGCTCGTCAAGCGTAACGCGTGGGAGCGTTGA
- a CDS encoding metalloregulator ArsR/SmtB family transcription factor, whose amino-acid sequence MNDQQPLRLANPADGIDMATLAQHARRTSDILKALAHESRLMILCILSGGERSVSDIEAMIDLPQPTVSQQLARLRVDGLVTTRRDGRMIYYAIADDEISGIIQALHDLFCKNVKDGGGKGE is encoded by the coding sequence ATGAACGATCAGCAGCCGCTCAGGCTGGCCAACCCGGCCGACGGCATCGACATGGCGACGCTCGCGCAGCATGCACGGCGCACGAGCGACATCCTCAAGGCGCTGGCCCATGAAAGCCGGCTGATGATCCTCTGCATCCTGAGCGGTGGGGAGCGCTCTGTGAGCGACATCGAGGCGATGATCGACCTGCCGCAGCCAACGGTCTCCCAGCAGCTCGCGCGGCTCAGGGTCGACGGATTGGTGACGACGCGCCGAGACGGGCGGATGATCTATTATGCGATCGCCGACGACGAGATCTCCGGGATCATCCAAGCGCTGCACGATCTCTTCTGCAAGAACGTGAAGGACGGCGGCGGCAAGGGCGAATGA
- a CDS encoding cytochrome c biogenesis protein CcdA — MDATFGAAFIAGLLSFVSPCVLPIVPPYLAFLAGLSAEEMTGPGSSSGPSRRIMGAAIAFVLGFTTVFVLLGATASALGQALVDHMDTLAVIAGAIILLFGLHFLGLLRIGLFYREARVHIARKPPGLIGAYLIGLAFAFGWTPCAGPVLAAIVFVAGAEETALRGAALLATYSLGIGIPFLVAAAFTGPFMRWSKGMRRHLGTIEKVSGALLVVTGLLFMTGQMKTIAYWLLEAFPGLGTFG; from the coding sequence ATGGACGCGACATTCGGAGCTGCCTTCATCGCCGGACTGCTGTCCTTCGTCTCGCCGTGCGTGCTTCCCATCGTTCCCCCGTATCTGGCCTTCCTTGCCGGGCTCTCGGCCGAAGAGATGACGGGACCGGGCTCCTCGTCGGGGCCCAGCCGGCGGATCATGGGCGCGGCCATCGCCTTCGTGCTCGGCTTCACCACGGTGTTCGTCCTGCTGGGCGCGACCGCGAGCGCACTCGGCCAGGCGCTCGTCGATCACATGGATACGCTCGCCGTCATCGCCGGAGCCATAATCCTGCTGTTCGGCCTTCATTTTCTCGGCCTCCTGCGCATCGGCCTCTTCTACCGCGAGGCCCGGGTGCACATTGCCCGCAAGCCCCCGGGGCTCATCGGTGCCTATCTCATCGGGCTTGCCTTCGCCTTCGGCTGGACGCCCTGCGCCGGCCCGGTTCTCGCCGCCATCGTCTTCGTGGCGGGGGCCGAGGAGACAGCCCTGCGCGGCGCGGCGCTGCTAGCGACCTATTCGCTCGGCATCGGCATTCCCTTCCTCGTCGCCGCCGCGTTCACGGGCCCCTTCATGCGCTGGTCGAAGGGTATGCGCCGCCATCTCGGCACCATCGAGAAGGTGAGCGGCGCGCTCCTGGTGGTAACCGGGCTCCTGTTCATGACTGGCCAGATGAAGACGATTGCCTACTGGTTGCTCGAGGCCTTCCCCGGCCTCGGTACATTCGGATGA
- a CDS encoding DUF459 domain-containing protein, whose product MLLDGHKLRKATAVAARCVALSLSLWVATLGLLLVGGGFLALAPSGGVVFASEADPGGEAGPRRILIIGDSLGGQLYIGLYEAYRGDKTVKIDRLTKISSGMVRDDFYDWNKAAEEIAERERADIVIMMLGGNDNQPIRVEGQRYREKLLTDLWKETYAARVEALIRSFTSRGARFYWVGMPIQKNARDDAVGQAINGIFSAESAKAGSGYIDTYELFSGPGGTYVTHLTDDQGNRKLMRESDGMHFSNSGVKWLGRVVKAIIARDDAALAAAVTEPATEPQAGDSDGADPAVAQKPAGGTGQSAAAPRAGGTSTP is encoded by the coding sequence GTGTTGCTTGATGGGCACAAATTGCGCAAGGCCACTGCCGTGGCGGCGCGTTGCGTTGCACTGTCGCTGTCGCTCTGGGTCGCCACGCTCGGTCTCCTGCTGGTCGGCGGTGGCTTCCTGGCACTTGCACCATCGGGCGGTGTGGTCTTTGCAAGCGAGGCCGATCCGGGCGGCGAGGCGGGGCCGCGCCGGATCCTCATCATCGGGGATTCGCTCGGCGGGCAGCTCTACATCGGGCTCTATGAGGCCTATCGCGGCGACAAGACGGTCAAGATCGATCGGCTGACCAAGATCTCCAGCGGCATGGTCCGCGACGACTTCTACGACTGGAACAAGGCCGCCGAGGAGATCGCCGAGCGCGAACGGGCCGACATCGTCATCATGATGCTGGGTGGAAACGACAACCAGCCGATCCGTGTCGAGGGGCAGCGCTACCGCGAGAAGCTGCTGACCGATCTCTGGAAAGAGACGTATGCAGCTCGCGTCGAGGCGCTCATCCGGTCGTTCACCTCGCGCGGGGCACGGTTCTACTGGGTCGGGATGCCAATTCAGAAGAACGCCCGCGACGACGCCGTCGGGCAGGCGATCAACGGCATTTTCAGCGCCGAGAGTGCGAAGGCGGGCAGTGGCTACATCGACACCTACGAGCTCTTTTCCGGTCCGGGCGGGACCTATGTCACACACCTCACGGACGATCAGGGCAATCGCAAGCTGATGCGCGAGAGCGACGGCATGCACTTTTCCAATTCGGGCGTGAAGTGGCTCGGTCGGGTCGTGAAAGCGATCATCGCGCGTGACGACGCGGCCCTTGCCGCAGCGGTAACGGAGCCCGCGACCGAACCACAGGCTGGCGACAGCGATGGCGCGGATCCCGCAGTGGCACAAAAGCCGGCGGGAGGGACCGGACAGAGTGCGGCTGCGCCACGAGCCGGTGGCACCTCCACCCCGTAG
- a CDS encoding YeeE/YedE family protein produces the protein MIALDEPLLLPLSGLAVGAIIGFAARSARFCTLAAIERYWYGGDSGGLRGWALLTATATLATMALALSGVIDITSTHFASAPFNPIAVLVGATAFGFGMALVGTCGFGAAVQLGGGSLRHLVVIVIIALAGLSMQFGALANMRLALFEPLAITGGGMGGLVDWLEPVVGRTGGLVVGLVIAAAVAVWALSGRALREQPRLLAASLVIGFAVAAGWWITTFLADRSMHPQPMESASFIAPFGELVMSLALTIGRAPGYAAGLALGVVVGAAIAAVRWDDVRWEACDDARELGRHLVGASLMGAGGVLALGCTIGQGVTGFTVLAISAPIALAGFIIGARMGLAMLIEGSVFQAFAATRRREPQAGE, from the coding sequence ATGATCGCACTCGATGAACCCCTGCTGCTGCCGCTTTCCGGCCTCGCGGTCGGTGCCATCATCGGCTTTGCCGCGCGCTCGGCACGATTCTGCACGCTCGCCGCGATCGAGCGCTACTGGTATGGGGGCGACAGCGGTGGCCTAAGGGGTTGGGCGCTGCTGACCGCGACGGCGACGCTGGCGACGATGGCGCTCGCGCTGTCCGGTGTCATCGATATCACCAGCACGCATTTCGCGTCGGCGCCGTTCAATCCCATTGCCGTCCTCGTCGGGGCAACGGCATTCGGCTTCGGCATGGCGTTGGTCGGGACTTGCGGCTTCGGGGCGGCGGTGCAGCTCGGCGGCGGCAGTCTGCGGCATCTGGTGGTGATCGTGATCATCGCTCTCGCCGGGCTGTCCATGCAGTTCGGGGCGCTCGCCAACATGCGTTTGGCGCTGTTCGAGCCATTGGCGATCACCGGCGGTGGCATGGGCGGGCTCGTGGACTGGCTCGAGCCGGTCGTGGGGCGGACGGGCGGGCTGGTCGTCGGGCTCGTGATCGCGGCGGCGGTTGCGGTCTGGGCTTTGTCGGGGCGGGCTTTGAGGGAGCAGCCGAGACTGCTCGCGGCCTCGCTGGTCATCGGGTTCGCCGTCGCCGCGGGTTGGTGGATCACGACGTTCCTCGCCGATCGTTCGATGCATCCACAGCCGATGGAGTCGGCCTCCTTCATCGCGCCCTTCGGCGAACTCGTGATGAGCCTCGCTCTGACGATCGGGCGGGCGCCGGGTTATGCCGCCGGGTTGGCGCTCGGCGTGGTGGTCGGGGCGGCGATCGCGGCGGTCAGATGGGACGACGTGCGCTGGGAAGCGTGCGACGATGCGCGCGAACTCGGGCGGCATCTGGTCGGGGCGAGCCTGATGGGGGCGGGCGGCGTGCTGGCGCTCGGTTGCACCATCGGGCAGGGGGTCACCGGCTTCACCGTGCTCGCGATTTCGGCGCCGATCGCGCTCGCGGGGTTCATCATCGGGGCGCGAATGGGGCTGGCGATGCTGATCGAAGGCTCGGTGTTCCAGGCCTTCGCCGCGACGCGCCGACGCGAGCCGCAGGCGGGCGAGTGA
- a CDS encoding transcriptional regulator — translation MLSAAVAMPASARAAELVMLESYGCGWCLRWHAEIGPIYPRTSEGALAPLRRVDLALPWPDDLAGVAKERFTPTFILMDEGREVGRIRGYPGESFFWELLGELMQRMAKEGG, via the coding sequence ATGCTGTCGGCGGCGGTTGCGATGCCGGCGTCGGCGCGTGCGGCGGAGCTGGTGATGCTCGAGTCCTATGGGTGCGGCTGGTGTCTTCGCTGGCATGCCGAGATCGGTCCGATCTATCCGCGCACCAGCGAGGGTGCGCTCGCCCCGCTGCGCCGGGTGGACCTTGCTCTGCCCTGGCCGGACGATCTCGCGGGGGTCGCCAAGGAGCGGTTCACGCCGACCTTCATACTGATGGACGAGGGGAGGGAAGTCGGCCGCATTCGCGGCTATCCCGGGGAAAGCTTCTTTTGGGAGTTGCTCGGCGAGCTGATGCAGCGGATGGCCAAGGAGGGTGGGTGA
- a CDS encoding FAD-dependent oxidoreductase has protein sequence MAQVLDRTPVWWTDTVFPKVPEVTPSGAYDVVVIGAGYTGLNAALETARAGRSTLVLEAKTIGTGCSSRNGGQIGTSLKPDYATLAKRYGIARANAITEVPHEALDWLEGFLAREAIACDFARVGRFHAAHTPRHFDWLVDKALGRSLPAGAEVRKEGVEVVARKDQDGYIATRAYFGGVLLKRHASLQPGQYLAGLLGRALAAGVAVKEGVAARGIERSGDGFLVRTGAGDIRARDVLVATNGYSGNLVPWLARRIIPIGSYMMATEPIAADVMDRLMPRAYVFTDTRKVVYYYRPSPDRRRIVFGGRVSSGEVDPAVTGPLLRAEMVRLFPELAGIGLAHSWMGTVAYTFDALPHTGVIGGIHYALGYCGSGVSMASYLGMRAGQRILGKAEARTAFDDLPFPTRPLYSGKPWFLPAVVAYYRMRDRHETRQASVAERQDGAISP, from the coding sequence GTGGCGCAAGTGCTCGACAGAACCCCGGTCTGGTGGACCGATACGGTCTTTCCGAAAGTGCCCGAGGTGACACCTTCGGGTGCGTACGACGTCGTCGTGATCGGTGCCGGGTATACCGGGCTCAACGCCGCCCTCGAGACCGCACGGGCAGGACGCTCGACGCTCGTGCTCGAGGCCAAGACCATCGGGACCGGGTGCAGCAGCCGTAACGGTGGGCAGATCGGGACCAGCCTCAAGCCGGACTATGCGACACTGGCAAAGCGCTATGGCATCGCGCGGGCAAACGCCATCACGGAGGTGCCGCACGAGGCGCTCGACTGGCTCGAGGGCTTCCTCGCGCGTGAGGCGATCGCCTGCGATTTCGCGCGCGTCGGACGGTTCCACGCGGCGCACACGCCGCGGCACTTCGATTGGCTGGTCGACAAGGCGCTGGGGCGGTCCCTGCCGGCCGGTGCCGAGGTGCGCAAGGAGGGGGTGGAGGTCGTCGCCCGCAAGGACCAGGATGGCTACATCGCGACACGCGCCTACTTCGGTGGCGTGCTCTTGAAGCGCCATGCGAGTCTACAGCCGGGGCAATACCTCGCCGGCCTCCTCGGGCGGGCGCTCGCGGCGGGTGTCGCCGTCAAGGAGGGGGTGGCGGCGCGGGGGATCGAGCGAAGCGGCGACGGGTTCCTGGTTCGCACCGGGGCCGGCGACATCCGGGCACGTGACGTGCTCGTTGCAACGAACGGCTATTCCGGCAATCTGGTGCCATGGCTCGCCCGGCGCATCATTCCCATCGGCAGCTACATGATGGCGACCGAGCCGATCGCGGCCGACGTCATGGACCGCCTGATGCCGCGCGCCTACGTCTTCACCGACACGCGCAAGGTGGTCTATTATTATCGTCCCTCGCCCGACCGGCGGCGCATCGTGTTCGGCGGCCGTGTCTCGTCGGGTGAGGTCGATCCGGCGGTCACGGGGCCGTTGCTGCGAGCCGAGATGGTGCGGCTCTTTCCGGAACTCGCCGGCATCGGGCTCGCGCATTCCTGGATGGGGACGGTCGCCTACACGTTCGATGCGCTGCCACATACCGGGGTCATCGGCGGCATCCATTATGCGCTCGGCTACTGTGGCTCGGGCGTCTCGATGGCGAGCTATCTCGGCATGCGCGCCGGCCAGCGCATCCTCGGCAAGGCCGAGGCGCGCACCGCGTTCGACGATCTGCCCTTCCCGACACGGCCACTTTATTCGGGCAAGCCTTGGTTTCTGCCGGCGGTCGTGGCGTACTACCGCATGCGGGACCGCCACGAGACCCGGCAGGCCTCGGTGGCCGAGAGGCAGGACGGAGCAATCTCGCCATAG